One Coccinella septempunctata chromosome 1, icCocSept1.1, whole genome shotgun sequence DNA window includes the following coding sequences:
- the LOC123312446 gene encoding transcriptional activator cubitus interruptus isoform X1, protein MPEKETDFQTAMSAGLPLQFPSAFAAFHAPLPVDQRTHEGRYIWDPRMQPPSAPSFHPPAPPPGVSGGPGGGFQLLGREFHPAYRLPTHMEYLYSLQHSTANSIHGLGLSSEYLSTRGLTELHPSSTLTSAEFPFSIDGSRLNSPRPGSIRQSRKRALSSSPYSDSFDINSMIRFSPNSLASIVNGSRSSSASGSYGHLSAGALSPALSMHHSMHLQQIQAHLMRSGGSLLPLAPTAPPPHPMYSLGHHPLHITSSLNNSKTDLTDHRKKSDTNTLTQVDVESLSTVRKVKVKKEPSNGGLQCGSSADVANDQMDLKDEPGDFIETNCYWKDCGIEFSTQDELVKHINNGHIHANKKSFVCRWDGCSRAEKPFKAQYMLVVHMRRHTGEKPHKCTFEGCVKAYSRLENLKTHLRSHTGEKPYTCEYPGCSKAFSNASDRAKHQNRTHSNEKPYVCKAPGCTKRYTDPSSLRKHVKTVHGAEFYANKKHKGLDGGADDGPAGLDSSPRSEDMQSHKTASLSSPSIKSESDVNSPGQQQGSPLGITQLAGNCNDDFSNDVSTGMQRSSGAMDDPSWPYEAEDLEIDDLPVILRAMVGIGSERGGGGGVAISERPRTRLKPRIQVKPPLSPMLPPQRKNIGITDLNKRITDLKMENGISQQMQPKSPMTDLQQRIQLNNTQVQIRRDSNSTVSSYYGSMRSADMSRKSSLASQGSSLRPGVGPSSFYDPISAGTSRRSSQLSTNTNGGSCIPPSPPSQLLAGQLQRLQNSCNKLTNNLVLQTQSASLQQTAAQQTWFNNLENLTSSKTTVSTEGRRMSEPCHTLSDRRSPPPRPASVTLSPLKGSTSLTDLHPNQAVNLDEVGESEMVENKLVIPDEMVHYLNQVADTQNGPDFNPSMSWSETVQKPLASPSQILPSPPSLNQIIPSTNISQSPSNINQLLPSPQNSNLMSPQGQVMPSPGGLSQMVPSPGNSNLNQMLPSPSSNLNNMNQIMPSPGSNMNQMIGSPMSNLNQMASPMSNMNQMVGSPMSNLSQMVASPQNINQVAASPGYNNIQNPLMSPISNVSQMVMSPSGMVPSPMRCPPQAIMSPNNQHQMNQANAQHPMMNTPQQMMPQNMQNNGDQQMNMNYCYNQGMQNHNMMHNMCYNMQHRHGNNWNNHPGQSLQNQMCHPNAMAHHQNDHHSMCSQYVNQCQPQIHSTNNFNMCNQNYMQNKCQNETSNNFTCNSNSNMYQQSLRSPNYHNCVPNMNKPLASPAMATPAPTELSYQTQSFGGRPKCHHTQNCYQQSMYNMCLSNSQNVMSQTQSCTNCNCQRHQNYQQKCLDNSEIQCKDISQSQMSPGIINQNQPKEPQNANMNNSNAVQPIGMRQDTYQRTLEYVQNCQSWVGNSDVVTSSTHPLAKIKGEDTCSNMVVNDMTSSLSSLLEENRYLQMIQ, encoded by the exons gATTAGGATTGTCATCCGAATACCTCAGCACAAGGGGCCTCACCGAACTTCACCCATCCTCCACCCTTACTAGCGCTGAATTTCCCTTTAGTATAGATG GTTCAAGACTAAACAGCCCCCGACCAGGCAGCATAAGGCAGTCGAGGAAAAGAGCATTGTCCTCGTCCCCGTATTCTGACTCCTTCGACATAAATTCTATGATAAGATTTTCCCCGAATTCCCTGGCATCTATCGTAAATGGCTCCAGATCCTCCAGCGCCAGTGGCTCCTATGGACATTTGTCCGCGGGCGCGCTCAGTCCTGCCCTCAGCATGCACCATAGCATGCACCTTCAACAGATACAGGCGCATTTGATGAGGAGTGGGGGTTCGTTGTTACCCCTTGCTCCTACTGCCCCACCTCCACACCCAATGTATTCTTTGGGACATCACCCCTTGCACATTACTTCCTCCCTCAACAACTCAAAGACTGATCTCACAGACCATCGAAAGAAGTCTGATACAAATACGTTAACGCAAGTTGATGTGGAATCTTTATCAACAGTGAGAAAGGTCAAG GTGAAAAAAGAGCCATCAAATGGCGGTCTGCAATGTGGATCCTCGGCTGATGTTGCCAATGACCAAATGGATCTCAAAGACGAACCTGGTGATTTTATCGAGACCAATTGCTATTGGAAAGACTGTGGCATCGAATTCTCAACTCAGGACGAACTAGTTAAG cacATAAATAATGGACATATACATGCTAACAAGAAGTCGTTTGTTTGCCGGTGGGATGGATGCTCCAGAGCGGAAAAACCTTTTAAAGCTCAGTATATGTTGGTTGTTCATATGAGGAGACATACTGGAGAAAAACCTCACAAATGTACA TTTGAAGGCTGTGTAAAAGCATACTCTAGATTAGAAAATTTGAAGACTCATCTCCGATCACATACAGGAGAAAAGCCATATACTTGTGAATATCCTGGCTGTTCTAAAGCTTTCAGCAATGCATCCGACCGAGCGAAACATCAAAACCGAACACACAGTAATGAG AAACCATATGTTTGTAAGGCACCTGGTTGTACAAAACGTTATACAGACCCAAGTTCTCTAAGAAAGCATGTCAAAACAGTTCATGGAGCTGAATTCTATGCGAACAAGAAGCATAAAGGATTAGATGGTGGTGCTGATGATGGTCCTGCTGGACTTGATTCAAGTCCAAGAAGTGAAGATATGCAAAGCCATAAAACAGCTAGTCTCAGCAGCCCTAGCATCAAATCTGAG TCTGATGTCAATTCGCCTGGACAGCAACAGGGAAGTCCACTGGGTATAACTCAACTGGCTGGCAATTGCAATGATGATTTCTCCAATGATGTGTCAACGGGAATGCAGAGATCTTCAGGTGCTATGGACGATCCATCTTGGCCTTACGAGGCGGAAGATCTCGAG atTGATGATCTTCCTGTTATTCTACGTGCAATGGTCGGAATTGGTTCTGAGCGAGGAGgtggaggaggagtagcaatcaGCGAACGACCGAGAACAAGATTGAAACCTAGAATCCAGGTGAAACCACCACTTTCTCCAATGTTACCACCCCAAAGAAAGAATATCGGTATTACTGATTTGAACAAAAGAATAACAGacttgaaaatggaaaatgggATTAGCCAGCAAATGCAACCCAAATCTCCCATGACAGATCTACAGCAAAGGATTCAGCTGAACAATACTCAAGTACAAATTAGAAGAGATAGTAATTCTACTGTTAGTTCCTATTATGGCAGTATGAGAAGTGCAGATATGAGTAGAAAAAGCAGTCTTGCTTCGCAA GGTTCCAGTTTAAGACCAGGTGTGGGTCCTAGCTCATTTTATGATCCAATATCAGCAGGAACATCAAGAAGATCTAGCCAACTGTCTACAAATACAAATGGCGGTAGTTGTATACCACCTTCCCCACCATCTCAGTTACTTGCTGGTCAACTGCAACGACTGCAGAATTCTTGCAATAAATTGACAAATAACTTAGTACTCCAG ACTCAGAGTGCATCACTTCAACAAACTGCTGCTCAGCAGACTTGGTTCAATAATTTAGAGAACTTAACCAGCTCAAAGACAACAGTCAGCACAGAAGGCAGAAGGATGTCAGAACCTTGTCATACATTGAGTGATCGAAGAAGCCCTCCACCAAGGCCAGCATCTGTAACATTATCCCCCCTCAAAGGTTCCACAAGCCTAACAGACCTACATCCCAACCAAGCAGTGAACTTGGATGAAGTGGGTGAAAGTGAGATGGTTGAGAATAAACTCGTGATTCCAGATGAGATGGTTCATTATCTGAATCAAGTAGCAGATACACAAAATGGTCCTGATTTCAACCCTTCAATGAGTTGGAGTGAAACAGTCCAGAAGCCACTTGCGAGTCCTAGTCAGATTCTGCCTTCACCACCCAGTTTGAATCAGATCATTCCATCTACGAATATCAGTCAGTCTCCCTCCAATATAAATCAGTTACTTCCATCGCCGCAAAATTCCAATCTGATGTCGCCCCAGGGCCAAGTCATGCCTTCGCCAGGTGGTTTGAGTCAAATGGTGCCTTCTCCTGGAAATTCTAACTTGAATCAAATGTTACCATCACCTTCATCCAATTTGAATAATATGAATCAGATTATGCCATCCCCTGGTTCTAATATGAATCAGATGATAGGATCTCCAATGTCTAATTTGAACCAAATGGCATCCCCAATGTCCAACATGAATCAGATGGTGGGATCTCCAATGTCAAACTTGAGTCAGATGGTGGCATCTCCACAGAACATTAACCAGGTTGCTGCTTCTCCAGGATATAACAATATCCAGAATCCTCTGATGTCACCCATTTCAAATGTTAGTCAAATGGTAATGTCACCCTCAGGAATGGTGCCATCGCCAATGAGATGTCCCCCTCAAGCAATTATGTCACCAAATAACCAACATCAAATGAATCAGGCTAATGCACAACATCCAATGATGAATACTCCACAACAAATGATGCCCCAGAATATGCAGAACAACGGAGATCAACAGATGAATATGAATTATTGTTACAACCAAGGAATGCAAAATCACAATATGATGCATAATATGTGTTACAACATGCAACATAGACACGGTAATAATTGGAATAATCACCCTGGCCAATCATTACAAAATCAAATGTGTCATCCAAATGCAATGGCTCATCATCAGAATGATCATCATAGCATGTGTTCCCAATATGTGAACCAATGTCAACCACAAATACATTCAACGAACAATTTCAATATGTGtaatcaaaattacatgcaaaaCAAGTGCCAAAATGAAACAAGTAATAACTTTACCTGTAATAGCAATTCAAACATGTATCAGCAATCACTCAGAAGCCCTAATTATCACAACTGTGTTCCAAATATGAATAAACCTCTAGCTTCTCCTGCCATGGCTACCCCAGCTCCAACAGAACTATCATATCAAACCCAAAGCTTTGGGGGAAGGCCAAAGTGTCATCATACCCAAAATTGTTACCAACAGTCAATGTATAACATGTGCTTATCTAATTCTCAAAATGTTATGTCCCAAACTCAGTCGTGTACAAATTGTAACTGTCAACGACACCAAAACTATCAACAAAAATGTCTTGACAACAGTGAAATACAGTGCAAAGACATTAGTCAGTCCCAAATGTCACCAGGCATAATAAATCAAAACCAACCAAAAGAGCCACAGAATGCTAATATGAACAATTCTAATGCTGTACAACCAATTGGAATGAGGCAAGATACATATCAAAGGACCTTGGAATATGTTCAGAATTGCCAATCATGGGTTGGCAATTCTGATGTTGTTACTAGCAGTACTCATCCCTTGGCGAAAATAAAAGGGGAAGATACTTGTTCCAATATGGTAGTTAATGATATGACATCGTCACTTAGTTCTCTCTTGGAAGAAAATAGATATTTACAAATGATTCAATGA
- the LOC123312446 gene encoding transcriptional activator cubitus interruptus isoform X2, producing the protein MEYLYSLQHSTANSIHGLGLSSEYLSTRGLTELHPSSTLTSAEFPFSIDGSRLNSPRPGSIRQSRKRALSSSPYSDSFDINSMIRFSPNSLASIVNGSRSSSASGSYGHLSAGALSPALSMHHSMHLQQIQAHLMRSGGSLLPLAPTAPPPHPMYSLGHHPLHITSSLNNSKTDLTDHRKKSDTNTLTQVDVESLSTVRKVKVKKEPSNGGLQCGSSADVANDQMDLKDEPGDFIETNCYWKDCGIEFSTQDELVKHINNGHIHANKKSFVCRWDGCSRAEKPFKAQYMLVVHMRRHTGEKPHKCTFEGCVKAYSRLENLKTHLRSHTGEKPYTCEYPGCSKAFSNASDRAKHQNRTHSNEKPYVCKAPGCTKRYTDPSSLRKHVKTVHGAEFYANKKHKGLDGGADDGPAGLDSSPRSEDMQSHKTASLSSPSIKSESDVNSPGQQQGSPLGITQLAGNCNDDFSNDVSTGMQRSSGAMDDPSWPYEAEDLEIDDLPVILRAMVGIGSERGGGGGVAISERPRTRLKPRIQVKPPLSPMLPPQRKNIGITDLNKRITDLKMENGISQQMQPKSPMTDLQQRIQLNNTQVQIRRDSNSTVSSYYGSMRSADMSRKSSLASQGSSLRPGVGPSSFYDPISAGTSRRSSQLSTNTNGGSCIPPSPPSQLLAGQLQRLQNSCNKLTNNLVLQTQSASLQQTAAQQTWFNNLENLTSSKTTVSTEGRRMSEPCHTLSDRRSPPPRPASVTLSPLKGSTSLTDLHPNQAVNLDEVGESEMVENKLVIPDEMVHYLNQVADTQNGPDFNPSMSWSETVQKPLASPSQILPSPPSLNQIIPSTNISQSPSNINQLLPSPQNSNLMSPQGQVMPSPGGLSQMVPSPGNSNLNQMLPSPSSNLNNMNQIMPSPGSNMNQMIGSPMSNLNQMASPMSNMNQMVGSPMSNLSQMVASPQNINQVAASPGYNNIQNPLMSPISNVSQMVMSPSGMVPSPMRCPPQAIMSPNNQHQMNQANAQHPMMNTPQQMMPQNMQNNGDQQMNMNYCYNQGMQNHNMMHNMCYNMQHRHGNNWNNHPGQSLQNQMCHPNAMAHHQNDHHSMCSQYVNQCQPQIHSTNNFNMCNQNYMQNKCQNETSNNFTCNSNSNMYQQSLRSPNYHNCVPNMNKPLASPAMATPAPTELSYQTQSFGGRPKCHHTQNCYQQSMYNMCLSNSQNVMSQTQSCTNCNCQRHQNYQQKCLDNSEIQCKDISQSQMSPGIINQNQPKEPQNANMNNSNAVQPIGMRQDTYQRTLEYVQNCQSWVGNSDVVTSSTHPLAKIKGEDTCSNMVVNDMTSSLSSLLEENRYLQMIQ; encoded by the exons gATTAGGATTGTCATCCGAATACCTCAGCACAAGGGGCCTCACCGAACTTCACCCATCCTCCACCCTTACTAGCGCTGAATTTCCCTTTAGTATAGATG GTTCAAGACTAAACAGCCCCCGACCAGGCAGCATAAGGCAGTCGAGGAAAAGAGCATTGTCCTCGTCCCCGTATTCTGACTCCTTCGACATAAATTCTATGATAAGATTTTCCCCGAATTCCCTGGCATCTATCGTAAATGGCTCCAGATCCTCCAGCGCCAGTGGCTCCTATGGACATTTGTCCGCGGGCGCGCTCAGTCCTGCCCTCAGCATGCACCATAGCATGCACCTTCAACAGATACAGGCGCATTTGATGAGGAGTGGGGGTTCGTTGTTACCCCTTGCTCCTACTGCCCCACCTCCACACCCAATGTATTCTTTGGGACATCACCCCTTGCACATTACTTCCTCCCTCAACAACTCAAAGACTGATCTCACAGACCATCGAAAGAAGTCTGATACAAATACGTTAACGCAAGTTGATGTGGAATCTTTATCAACAGTGAGAAAGGTCAAG GTGAAAAAAGAGCCATCAAATGGCGGTCTGCAATGTGGATCCTCGGCTGATGTTGCCAATGACCAAATGGATCTCAAAGACGAACCTGGTGATTTTATCGAGACCAATTGCTATTGGAAAGACTGTGGCATCGAATTCTCAACTCAGGACGAACTAGTTAAG cacATAAATAATGGACATATACATGCTAACAAGAAGTCGTTTGTTTGCCGGTGGGATGGATGCTCCAGAGCGGAAAAACCTTTTAAAGCTCAGTATATGTTGGTTGTTCATATGAGGAGACATACTGGAGAAAAACCTCACAAATGTACA TTTGAAGGCTGTGTAAAAGCATACTCTAGATTAGAAAATTTGAAGACTCATCTCCGATCACATACAGGAGAAAAGCCATATACTTGTGAATATCCTGGCTGTTCTAAAGCTTTCAGCAATGCATCCGACCGAGCGAAACATCAAAACCGAACACACAGTAATGAG AAACCATATGTTTGTAAGGCACCTGGTTGTACAAAACGTTATACAGACCCAAGTTCTCTAAGAAAGCATGTCAAAACAGTTCATGGAGCTGAATTCTATGCGAACAAGAAGCATAAAGGATTAGATGGTGGTGCTGATGATGGTCCTGCTGGACTTGATTCAAGTCCAAGAAGTGAAGATATGCAAAGCCATAAAACAGCTAGTCTCAGCAGCCCTAGCATCAAATCTGAG TCTGATGTCAATTCGCCTGGACAGCAACAGGGAAGTCCACTGGGTATAACTCAACTGGCTGGCAATTGCAATGATGATTTCTCCAATGATGTGTCAACGGGAATGCAGAGATCTTCAGGTGCTATGGACGATCCATCTTGGCCTTACGAGGCGGAAGATCTCGAG atTGATGATCTTCCTGTTATTCTACGTGCAATGGTCGGAATTGGTTCTGAGCGAGGAGgtggaggaggagtagcaatcaGCGAACGACCGAGAACAAGATTGAAACCTAGAATCCAGGTGAAACCACCACTTTCTCCAATGTTACCACCCCAAAGAAAGAATATCGGTATTACTGATTTGAACAAAAGAATAACAGacttgaaaatggaaaatgggATTAGCCAGCAAATGCAACCCAAATCTCCCATGACAGATCTACAGCAAAGGATTCAGCTGAACAATACTCAAGTACAAATTAGAAGAGATAGTAATTCTACTGTTAGTTCCTATTATGGCAGTATGAGAAGTGCAGATATGAGTAGAAAAAGCAGTCTTGCTTCGCAA GGTTCCAGTTTAAGACCAGGTGTGGGTCCTAGCTCATTTTATGATCCAATATCAGCAGGAACATCAAGAAGATCTAGCCAACTGTCTACAAATACAAATGGCGGTAGTTGTATACCACCTTCCCCACCATCTCAGTTACTTGCTGGTCAACTGCAACGACTGCAGAATTCTTGCAATAAATTGACAAATAACTTAGTACTCCAG ACTCAGAGTGCATCACTTCAACAAACTGCTGCTCAGCAGACTTGGTTCAATAATTTAGAGAACTTAACCAGCTCAAAGACAACAGTCAGCACAGAAGGCAGAAGGATGTCAGAACCTTGTCATACATTGAGTGATCGAAGAAGCCCTCCACCAAGGCCAGCATCTGTAACATTATCCCCCCTCAAAGGTTCCACAAGCCTAACAGACCTACATCCCAACCAAGCAGTGAACTTGGATGAAGTGGGTGAAAGTGAGATGGTTGAGAATAAACTCGTGATTCCAGATGAGATGGTTCATTATCTGAATCAAGTAGCAGATACACAAAATGGTCCTGATTTCAACCCTTCAATGAGTTGGAGTGAAACAGTCCAGAAGCCACTTGCGAGTCCTAGTCAGATTCTGCCTTCACCACCCAGTTTGAATCAGATCATTCCATCTACGAATATCAGTCAGTCTCCCTCCAATATAAATCAGTTACTTCCATCGCCGCAAAATTCCAATCTGATGTCGCCCCAGGGCCAAGTCATGCCTTCGCCAGGTGGTTTGAGTCAAATGGTGCCTTCTCCTGGAAATTCTAACTTGAATCAAATGTTACCATCACCTTCATCCAATTTGAATAATATGAATCAGATTATGCCATCCCCTGGTTCTAATATGAATCAGATGATAGGATCTCCAATGTCTAATTTGAACCAAATGGCATCCCCAATGTCCAACATGAATCAGATGGTGGGATCTCCAATGTCAAACTTGAGTCAGATGGTGGCATCTCCACAGAACATTAACCAGGTTGCTGCTTCTCCAGGATATAACAATATCCAGAATCCTCTGATGTCACCCATTTCAAATGTTAGTCAAATGGTAATGTCACCCTCAGGAATGGTGCCATCGCCAATGAGATGTCCCCCTCAAGCAATTATGTCACCAAATAACCAACATCAAATGAATCAGGCTAATGCACAACATCCAATGATGAATACTCCACAACAAATGATGCCCCAGAATATGCAGAACAACGGAGATCAACAGATGAATATGAATTATTGTTACAACCAAGGAATGCAAAATCACAATATGATGCATAATATGTGTTACAACATGCAACATAGACACGGTAATAATTGGAATAATCACCCTGGCCAATCATTACAAAATCAAATGTGTCATCCAAATGCAATGGCTCATCATCAGAATGATCATCATAGCATGTGTTCCCAATATGTGAACCAATGTCAACCACAAATACATTCAACGAACAATTTCAATATGTGtaatcaaaattacatgcaaaaCAAGTGCCAAAATGAAACAAGTAATAACTTTACCTGTAATAGCAATTCAAACATGTATCAGCAATCACTCAGAAGCCCTAATTATCACAACTGTGTTCCAAATATGAATAAACCTCTAGCTTCTCCTGCCATGGCTACCCCAGCTCCAACAGAACTATCATATCAAACCCAAAGCTTTGGGGGAAGGCCAAAGTGTCATCATACCCAAAATTGTTACCAACAGTCAATGTATAACATGTGCTTATCTAATTCTCAAAATGTTATGTCCCAAACTCAGTCGTGTACAAATTGTAACTGTCAACGACACCAAAACTATCAACAAAAATGTCTTGACAACAGTGAAATACAGTGCAAAGACATTAGTCAGTCCCAAATGTCACCAGGCATAATAAATCAAAACCAACCAAAAGAGCCACAGAATGCTAATATGAACAATTCTAATGCTGTACAACCAATTGGAATGAGGCAAGATACATATCAAAGGACCTTGGAATATGTTCAGAATTGCCAATCATGGGTTGGCAATTCTGATGTTGTTACTAGCAGTACTCATCCCTTGGCGAAAATAAAAGGGGAAGATACTTGTTCCAATATGGTAGTTAATGATATGACATCGTCACTTAGTTCTCTCTTGGAAGAAAATAGATATTTACAAATGATTCAATGA